The Mycobacterium paragordonae genome includes a region encoding these proteins:
- a CDS encoding YceD family protein, with amino-acid sequence MARQHGQTTQRRAITPLTIDVARLGRRPGSMFEIHDTVDSPLRIGVELIAIAPGAPLDLDLRVESVSEGVLVTGTVEAPTAGECSRCLAPIQGRVQVGLTELFAYPDSATEATTEEDEVGHVVDQMVDLEQPIIDAVGLELPFSPVCSPDCPGLCPQCGVSLAAEPGHQHELIDPRWAKLAAMLPEQDESDAKQRGEQ; translated from the coding sequence ATGGCAAGGCAGCACGGCCAGACGACTCAGCGACGCGCCATTACACCGTTGACCATCGATGTGGCCCGGTTGGGACGACGTCCAGGTTCCATGTTCGAGATCCATGACACCGTGGACAGTCCGTTGCGCATCGGGGTGGAGTTGATCGCGATTGCGCCCGGCGCGCCGCTGGATCTGGATCTGAGAGTCGAGTCGGTGTCCGAAGGCGTGCTGGTGACAGGCACGGTGGAAGCCCCGACCGCCGGCGAGTGTTCGCGCTGCCTGGCGCCGATCCAGGGCCGGGTCCAGGTGGGGCTGACGGAACTGTTCGCCTACCCGGACAGTGCCACCGAGGCCACCACCGAGGAAGACGAGGTGGGTCACGTCGTCGACCAGATGGTCGACCTCGAGCAGCCGATCATCGACGCCGTCGGCCTCGAGCTGCCCTTCTCTCCGGTGTGTTCGCCGGATTGCCCGGGGCTGTGCCCGCAGTGCGGCGTTTCACTGGCCGCCGAGCCCGGACACCAGCATGAACTGATCGACCCGAGGTGGGCCAAGCTGGCCGCAATGCTGCCCGAACAGGACGAATCGGACGCCAAACAGCGAGGTGAGCAGTGA